Proteins from one Megalops cyprinoides isolate fMegCyp1 chromosome 11, fMegCyp1.pri, whole genome shotgun sequence genomic window:
- the LOC118785807 gene encoding extracellular glycosidase CRH11-like, with protein sequence TMSSPTTTSATSSSTSSATSSSTSSSPTTTTSAT encoded by the exons actatgtcatctccgacaacaacttctgcaacatcttcatcaacgtct tctgcaacatcttcatcaacgtcttcatctccaacaactacaacttctgcaaca